In one Pseudomonas fitomaticsae genomic region, the following are encoded:
- the hmpA gene encoding NO-inducible flavohemoprotein produces MLSVQDRAIVKSTVPLLESGGEALITHFYRMMLSKYPEVRPLFNQAHQASGDQPRALANGVLMYARHIDQLDQLGDLVAKIINKHVALQILPEHYPIVGTCLLRAISEVLGEEIATPEVMSAWGAAYGQLAEILIGAETAIYDQKEQAVGGWRGAREFIVAAKVEESAEIISFYFEPADKGPILAAEPGQYIGMKLILDGEEIRRNYSLSALANKGQYRISVKREPGGRASNYLHDQLHVGASIQLFPPSGEFTLTASAKPLVLISGGVGITPTLAMLEAALETERPVYFIHSARNGSVHAFRDWIDGLAARHPQLKRFYCYAEDDGVSPAADKVGLLSEEQLGEWLPAERDVDAYFLGPKGFMGAIKRHLKALGVPEKQSRYEFFGPAAALE; encoded by the coding sequence ATGCTTAGCGTCCAGGATCGTGCCATCGTCAAATCCACTGTGCCTCTGCTGGAAAGCGGCGGCGAAGCGCTGATCACCCATTTCTACCGCATGATGCTCTCCAAGTACCCGGAAGTCCGCCCGCTGTTTAACCAGGCCCACCAGGCCAGCGGTGACCAGCCCCGCGCCCTGGCAAACGGCGTGTTGATGTACGCCCGTCACATCGATCAACTCGACCAGTTGGGCGATCTGGTGGCGAAGATCATCAACAAGCACGTGGCCCTGCAGATCCTGCCGGAACACTACCCAATCGTTGGCACCTGCCTGCTGCGCGCCATCTCCGAAGTGCTCGGCGAAGAAATCGCCACGCCAGAAGTGATGAGCGCCTGGGGCGCGGCCTACGGTCAGTTGGCCGAGATCCTGATCGGCGCCGAAACCGCCATTTATGACCAGAAAGAACAGGCTGTCGGCGGCTGGCGCGGGGCGCGTGAATTCATCGTCGCGGCCAAGGTCGAGGAGAGCGCGGAAATCATTTCGTTCTACTTCGAGCCGGCGGACAAGGGCCCGATCCTCGCAGCCGAGCCAGGGCAGTACATCGGTATGAAGCTGATCCTCGACGGCGAAGAAATCCGCCGCAACTATTCGCTGTCGGCCCTGGCCAACAAAGGCCAATACCGCATCAGCGTCAAACGCGAACCGGGCGGCCGCGCCTCCAATTACCTGCACGATCAACTGCACGTCGGCGCCAGCATTCAGCTGTTCCCGCCATCGGGCGAGTTCACCCTGACTGCCAGCGCCAAACCGCTGGTGCTGATCAGCGGCGGCGTCGGCATCACTCCGACGCTGGCGATGCTGGAAGCGGCGCTGGAAACCGAGCGTCCGGTGTACTTCATCCACAGCGCGCGCAATGGCAGCGTGCATGCGTTTCGTGACTGGATCGATGGTCTGGCTGCACGTCATCCGCAGCTCAAGCGCTTCTATTGCTACGCCGAAGATGACGGCGTGAGCCCGGCGGCGGACAAGGTCGGGTTGTTGAGCGAGGAGCAACTGGGCGAGTGGCTGCCGGCGGAGCGTGATGTGGACGCCTACTTCCTCGGGCCGAAAGGTTTCATGGGGGCGATCAAGCGTCACCTGAAGGCGCTGGGGGTGCCGGAGAAGCAGAGCCGGTATGAGTTCTTCGGGCCGGCTGCTGCTCTGGAATGA
- the cyoB gene encoding cytochrome o ubiquinol oxidase subunit I yields MFGKLSWEAIPFHEPIVMVTISMIALGGLALFAAITYFKKWTYLWTEWLTSVDHKKIGVMYIIVAMVMLLRGFADAIMMRTQLAMATEGSPGYLPPEHYDQIFTAHGVIMIIFMAMPFFTGLMNLAVPLQIGARDVAFPFLNSLSFWLLVSGVVLINLSLGVGEFAKTGWVAYPPLSGLQYSPGVGMDYYIWALQLSGLGTTLTGVNFLATVLKMRTPGMKLMDMPIFTWTCTWANVLIVASFPILTATLALLTLDRYMDFHIFTNELGGNPMMYVNLFWAWGHPEVYILILPAFGIFSEVISAFTGKKLFGHHSMIYASGAISVLGFMVWLHHFFTMGSGASVNAFFGLATMLISIPTGVKLFNWLFTIYQGRLRFTSQVLWTLGFMVTFAIGGMTGVLLAIPGADFVLHNSLFVIAHFHNVIIGGAVFGYIAGFGFYFPKAFGFKLHEGWGKAAFWFWISGFFVAFMPLYALGFMGMTRRLNATTNPEWVPYLYVAMFGAVMIAVGIACQLIQLYVSVRDRNKPENMCEHGDPWNAHTLEWSTSSPPPFYNFAVLPKADCIDPFTEAKENGTAYKAPAKYEPIHMPNNTATGVVMGALLTVFGFAMIWHIWWLAIASLAGTVIYFVIHAARDDQGYMVPVDVIERIEAEQHKRLVAAGKIPASATRVETKLEQA; encoded by the coding sequence ATGTTTGGTAAATTAAGTTGGGAAGCGATCCCTTTCCACGAGCCGATCGTGATGGTCACCATCTCGATGATCGCGCTCGGTGGTCTGGCGTTGTTCGCTGCAATCACCTACTTCAAGAAGTGGACTTACCTGTGGACCGAGTGGCTGACGTCGGTCGACCACAAGAAAATCGGCGTGATGTACATCATCGTCGCCATGGTCATGCTGCTGCGCGGTTTTGCCGACGCCATCATGATGCGTACCCAGCTGGCCATGGCCACCGAGGGTTCGCCTGGCTACCTGCCACCTGAACACTATGACCAGATCTTCACCGCTCACGGTGTGATCATGATCATCTTCATGGCGATGCCATTCTTCACCGGCCTGATGAACCTTGCAGTGCCGCTGCAGATCGGCGCGCGTGACGTTGCGTTCCCGTTCCTGAACTCCCTGAGCTTCTGGCTGCTGGTGTCCGGCGTCGTGCTGATCAACCTGTCCCTGGGCGTCGGCGAATTCGCCAAGACCGGCTGGGTAGCGTATCCACCGTTGTCGGGTCTGCAATACAGCCCTGGCGTGGGGATGGACTACTACATCTGGGCGCTACAGCTATCGGGTCTGGGTACAACGCTAACGGGGGTTAACTTCCTCGCGACCGTGCTGAAAATGCGTACCCCTGGCATGAAACTGATGGACATGCCGATCTTCACCTGGACCTGCACCTGGGCAAACGTTCTGATCGTGGCTTCGTTCCCGATCCTGACCGCTACCCTGGCACTGCTGACCCTTGACCGTTACATGGATTTCCACATTTTCACCAATGAACTTGGTGGCAATCCAATGATGTACGTCAACCTGTTCTGGGCATGGGGCCACCCTGAGGTTTACATCCTGATCCTGCCGGCATTCGGCATTTTCTCGGAAGTCATCTCGGCCTTCACCGGCAAGAAACTGTTCGGCCACCACTCGATGATCTACGCCTCGGGCGCGATCTCGGTACTGGGCTTCATGGTTTGGCTGCACCACTTCTTCACCATGGGTTCGGGTGCCAGCGTCAACGCCTTCTTCGGTCTGGCGACGATGCTGATTTCCATCCCGACGGGTGTGAAACTGTTCAACTGGCTGTTCACCATCTACCAGGGCCGTCTGCGCTTCACCAGCCAGGTTCTGTGGACCCTGGGCTTCATGGTGACCTTCGCCATCGGCGGCATGACCGGCGTACTGCTGGCCATCCCGGGTGCTGACTTCGTTCTGCACAACAGCCTGTTCGTGATCGCTCACTTCCACAACGTGATCATCGGCGGCGCGGTATTCGGCTACATCGCAGGCTTCGGCTTCTACTTCCCGAAAGCGTTCGGCTTCAAGCTGCACGAAGGCTGGGGTAAAGCAGCGTTCTGGTTCTGGATCTCGGGCTTCTTCGTCGCGTTCATGCCGCTCTACGCGCTGGGCTTCATGGGCATGACCCGTCGTCTGAACGCCACCACCAACCCTGAGTGGGTACCGTACCTGTACGTTGCCATGTTCGGTGCGGTGATGATCGCTGTCGGTATCGCCTGCCAGCTGATCCAGCTGTACGTGTCGGTGCGTGACCGCAACAAGCCGGAAAACATGTGCGAACACGGTGACCCGTGGAATGCTCATACCCTGGAATGGTCGACCTCGTCGCCACCTCCGTTCTACAACTTCGCTGTACTGCCAAAAGCAGACTGCATCGATCCGTTCACCGAGGCCAAGGAAAACGGTACCGCGTACAAGGCTCCGGCCAAGTACGAACCGATCCACATGCCGAACAACACCGCCACTGGCGTGGTGATGGGCGCACTGCTGACCGTGTTCGGTTTCGCGATGATCTGGCACATCTGGTGGTTGGCGATCGCCAGCCTGGCCGGCACTGTCATCTACTTCGTGATTCACGCAGCACGTGACGATCAGGGCTACATGGTGCCGGTCGACGTGATCGAGCGCATCGAAGCCGAGCAGCACAAGCGTCTGGTAGCGGCCGGGAAGATCCCTGCTTCCGCAACCCGTGTTGAAACCAAGTTGGAACAGGCTTAA
- the norR gene encoding nitric oxide reductase transcriptional regulator NorR has product MSAKSLLTALLPLVSDLSRELPEGERYRRLLEAMRALLPCDAAALLRLDGEWLVPLAVDGLSTDTLGRRFKVSEHPRFEVLLAGDGPTRFAADSDLPDPYDGLVDGLDDHLEVHDCLGCPLFVDEKLWGLITLDALDPERFEPIELDALQAFASLASATVNAAERIERLAIRAEDEHQRAEVYRQASGQQNREMIGQSKAHKRLVEEINLVGGSDLTVLITGETGVGKELVAQAIHAASKRADKPIISLNCAALPDTLVESELFGHVRGAFTGATSDRRGKFELANGGTLFLDEVGELSLTVQAKLLRVLQSGQLQRLGSDKEHQVDVRLIAATNRDLAEEVRSGRYRADFYHRLSVYPLRVPALRDRGRDVLLLSGYFLEQNRSRMGLNSLRLNSEAQEALLAYTWPGNVRELEHLIGRSALKALGNCKVRPKILSLSAMDLDLPREVVDNSPAPSEATAALPLISGDLRAATEQYQRQLISAALERNRDNWASAARELGLDRANLGRMAKRLGMK; this is encoded by the coding sequence ATGTCCGCCAAATCATTGCTCACCGCCCTGCTCCCACTGGTCTCCGACCTGTCCCGCGAACTGCCCGAAGGCGAGCGCTACCGACGCTTGCTCGAAGCCATGCGCGCCTTGCTGCCCTGCGATGCCGCCGCACTGTTGCGTCTCGACGGTGAATGGCTGGTGCCACTGGCCGTGGACGGCTTGAGCACCGATACCCTCGGCCGCCGCTTCAAGGTCAGCGAACACCCGCGCTTCGAAGTGCTGCTGGCCGGTGATGGGCCGACTCGCTTCGCCGCCGACAGCGATTTGCCCGATCCGTACGACGGACTGGTCGACGGCCTCGACGACCACCTCGAAGTTCACGATTGCCTCGGCTGTCCGTTGTTCGTCGATGAAAAACTCTGGGGCCTGATTACCCTCGACGCGCTCGATCCAGAGCGTTTCGAGCCGATCGAACTCGATGCGCTGCAAGCCTTCGCCAGCCTCGCCTCGGCCACGGTCAATGCCGCCGAACGCATCGAACGTCTGGCGATTCGGGCCGAGGACGAACACCAGCGCGCCGAGGTGTATCGCCAGGCCAGTGGCCAGCAGAACCGCGAAATGATCGGCCAGAGCAAGGCGCATAAGCGGCTGGTGGAAGAAATCAATCTGGTCGGCGGCAGCGACCTGACCGTGCTGATCACCGGGGAAACCGGGGTCGGCAAGGAACTGGTGGCCCAAGCCATTCACGCCGCTTCCAAACGCGCCGACAAACCAATCATCAGCCTCAACTGCGCGGCCCTGCCGGACACCCTGGTGGAAAGCGAACTGTTCGGCCACGTGCGCGGCGCCTTCACCGGCGCCACCAGCGACCGGCGCGGCAAGTTCGAACTGGCCAACGGTGGCACGCTGTTTCTCGATGAAGTCGGCGAGTTGTCGCTGACCGTCCAGGCCAAGCTGTTGCGGGTTTTGCAGAGCGGCCAGTTGCAGCGCCTGGGTTCGGACAAGGAGCATCAGGTCGACGTGCGCCTGATCGCTGCGACCAACCGCGACCTGGCCGAAGAAGTACGCAGCGGCCGCTACCGCGCCGACTTCTACCATCGCCTCAGCGTCTACCCGTTGCGGGTCCCGGCCCTGCGGGATCGGGGCCGCGATGTGTTGCTGCTCAGCGGCTATTTTCTGGAACAGAACCGCTCGCGCATGGGCCTCAACAGCCTGCGCCTGAACAGCGAAGCCCAGGAGGCGCTGCTGGCCTACACCTGGCCGGGCAACGTGCGGGAGCTGGAGCATTTGATTGGGCGCAGCGCGCTTAAGGCGCTGGGCAACTGCAAGGTGCGGCCGAAGATTCTCAGCTTGAGCGCGATGGACCTCGATCTGCCGCGCGAGGTTGTGGATAACTCGCCGGCGCCGTCCGAAGCGACTGCCGCCCTGCCATTGATCAGCGGAGATCTGCGTGCAGCCACCGAGCAGTATCAGCGGCAGTTGATCAGCGCAGCACTTGAGCGTAACCGGGACAACTGGGCCAGTGCCGCCCGTGAGCTGGGGCTGGACCGGGCGAATCTCGGGCGCATGGCCAAGCGCTTGGGTATGAAATAA
- the cyoE gene encoding heme o synthase, with amino-acid sequence MSLKHFIQITKPGIIFGNVLSVAGGFFLASKGHVDLAVFLAAMIGTSLVVASGCVFNNCIDRDIDLKMERTKNRVLVQGLISLKLALVYATVLGVAGVALLYKVANPLAALFAVIGFIIYVGFYSLYLKRKSVHGTLVGSLSGAMPPVIGYVAVTNSFDMAALTLLVMFSLWQMPHSYAIAIFRFNDYLAASIPVLPVKRGIQVAKKHILLYILAFLVATLMLTFSGYAGMSYLAVAAAMGMYWLYMAWTGYKAVDDTVWARKLFVFSIFTITALSVMMSLDFKVPTELLLTYAP; translated from the coding sequence ATGTCGCTCAAGCACTTTATCCAAATCACCAAACCGGGGATCATTTTCGGTAACGTGCTTTCTGTGGCAGGCGGGTTCTTCCTGGCCTCGAAAGGGCATGTAGATCTGGCGGTGTTCCTGGCCGCCATGATCGGCACTTCCCTGGTTGTGGCCTCCGGTTGCGTGTTCAACAACTGCATCGACCGCGACATCGACCTGAAGATGGAACGCACCAAGAACCGGGTGCTGGTCCAGGGCTTGATCTCCCTGAAACTGGCCCTGGTCTATGCGACCGTCCTGGGTGTCGCCGGCGTTGCGTTGCTGTACAAGGTGGCCAACCCGTTGGCTGCCCTGTTCGCCGTGATCGGCTTCATCATCTACGTCGGCTTCTACAGCCTGTACCTCAAGCGCAAGTCGGTTCACGGCACGCTGGTGGGCAGTCTGTCGGGCGCCATGCCGCCGGTGATCGGTTACGTAGCCGTGACCAACAGCTTCGACATGGCCGCGCTGACCCTGCTGGTGATGTTCAGTCTGTGGCAGATGCCGCATTCCTACGCCATCGCGATCTTCCGCTTCAACGATTACCTGGCTGCATCGATTCCGGTGCTGCCAGTGAAGCGCGGAATCCAGGTGGCCAAGAAGCACATCCTGCTCTACATCCTGGCCTTCCTCGTGGCGACCTTGATGCTGACCTTCAGCGGTTACGCCGGCATGAGCTACCTCGCCGTCGCCGCGGCCATGGGCATGTACTGGCTGTACATGGCCTGGACCGGCTACAAGGCGGTGGATGACACGGTCTGGGCACGCAAGCTGTTCGTGTTCTCGATCTTCACCATCACCGCGCTGAGCGTCATGATGTCCCTGGACTTCAAGGTGCCGACCGAGCTGCTGCTGACGTACGCGCCGTAA
- a CDS encoding GNAT family N-acetyltransferase produces the protein MRRDLSQDVPAIKWPNGIELTTYSAERASAVHELMQIGYREGGGRVPALDVWQQQFENDPEYDPALCFIASDADGVIGVAQCWTSSYIKNLVVHPRAQGRGLGRALLLHAFKVFQDRREGFVDLKVLEDNRRAQRLYEMSGMYVVRREMVPD, from the coding sequence ATGCGGCGCGACCTGAGCCAGGACGTGCCGGCCATCAAATGGCCGAACGGTATCGAACTCACGACCTACAGCGCCGAACGCGCATCCGCCGTGCATGAACTGATGCAGATCGGCTACCGCGAAGGTGGTGGTCGAGTGCCGGCGCTGGACGTCTGGCAACAGCAGTTCGAGAACGATCCTGAATATGATCCGGCACTGTGTTTCATTGCCAGCGATGCCGACGGCGTCATCGGCGTGGCGCAATGCTGGACCAGTTCCTACATCAAGAATCTGGTGGTGCATCCTCGGGCCCAAGGACGTGGATTGGGTCGGGCGCTGCTGCTTCATGCGTTCAAGGTGTTTCAGGATCGCCGCGAGGGTTTTGTCGATCTGAAGGTGTTGGAAGACAACCGCCGGGCGCAGCGCTTGTACGAAATGTCTGGAATGTATGTGGTTCGCCGGGAGATGGTGCCGGACTGA
- the cyoD gene encoding cytochrome o ubiquinol oxidase subunit IV: protein MANAHSHDSHDAGHGSVKSYAIGFILSVILTVIPFGLVMFPTLPKSTTLAIVLLFAVIQVIVHLYYFLHLDRSIAQRNNVIAFVFTAIVIVLLVGLSLWIMFSIHTYMMAK from the coding sequence ATGGCTAATGCACACTCCCATGACAGCCATGATGCTGGCCACGGCAGCGTCAAGTCGTACGCCATCGGCTTCATTCTGTCGGTAATCCTGACCGTCATCCCGTTCGGCCTGGTGATGTTCCCGACCCTGCCGAAGTCGACGACGCTGGCAATCGTCCTGCTGTTCGCCGTGATCCAGGTGATCGTTCACCTGTATTACTTCCTGCACCTGGACCGTTCCATCGCTCAACGTAACAACGTGATTGCGTTCGTCTTTACGGCCATCGTGATCGTGCTGCTGGTCGGTCTGTCGCTGTGGATCATGTTCAGCATCCACACCTACATGATGGCGAAGTGA
- a CDS encoding chemotaxis protein CheV yields MSSNKARADSLSLLLFTLRSGKLMAINLLKVSEIIPCPPLTKLPESHPHVKGIATLRGASLSVIDLSRAIGERPLEDPNGGCLIVTDVSRSKQGLHVQAVSKIVHCLTTDIKPPPFGSGGSRAYITGVTSVDGTLVQVLDIEKVIHGIAPAQIEMAPTELSMEDAEVLGNARILVVDDSQVALQQSVHTLRNLGLQCHTARSAKEAIDCLLDLQGTAQQINLIVSDIEMSEMDGYAFTRTLRETPDFAHLYVLLHTSLDSAMNSEKARLAGANGVLTKFSSPELTHCLIEAAKHVAAQGY; encoded by the coding sequence ATGTCTTCCAACAAAGCCCGCGCAGATTCACTTTCGCTTCTGCTGTTTACCTTGCGCAGCGGCAAGCTGATGGCGATCAACCTGCTGAAGGTCAGTGAAATCATCCCCTGCCCGCCGCTGACCAAGCTGCCGGAGTCACACCCGCACGTCAAAGGCATCGCCACCCTGCGCGGTGCTTCGCTGTCGGTGATCGACCTGAGCCGCGCCATCGGCGAGCGGCCGCTGGAAGACCCGAACGGCGGCTGCCTGATCGTCACCGACGTCAGCCGCTCGAAACAGGGCCTGCATGTGCAGGCGGTGAGCAAGATCGTGCATTGCCTGACCACCGACATCAAACCGCCGCCGTTCGGTTCCGGCGGTTCGCGTGCCTACATAACCGGCGTGACCTCGGTCGACGGCACGCTGGTGCAGGTGCTGGACATCGAAAAAGTCATCCACGGCATCGCCCCGGCACAGATCGAAATGGCTCCGACCGAGCTGAGCATGGAAGACGCCGAAGTGCTGGGCAACGCGCGGATCCTGGTGGTCGACGACAGCCAGGTGGCGCTGCAGCAATCGGTGCACACCCTGCGCAACCTCGGCCTGCAATGCCACACCGCGCGCAGCGCCAAGGAAGCCATCGACTGTCTGCTGGACCTGCAAGGCACGGCGCAGCAGATCAACCTGATCGTCTCCGACATTGAAATGTCCGAGATGGACGGTTACGCCTTCACCCGCACCCTGCGCGAGACGCCGGACTTCGCCCACCTCTACGTGCTGCTGCACACCTCGCTGGACAGCGCGATGAACAGCGAAAAGGCCCGCCTCGCCGGTGCCAATGGCGTGCTGACCAAGTTCTCCTCGCCGGAGCTGACCCACTGCCTGATCGAAGCAGCCAAACATGTCGCCGCTCAGGGTTACTGA
- a CDS encoding ester cyclase → MSHFASSRRFSLATLGLSVALLSSPFAFAESALIEPQTLIVDQSLPKAQRDAMELAARRYGSFWNTGEEALATAALSPQFVDKTPPEGRVQGPTGPLLASKFFRTAVPDLSCEIEQMIVAGDRVVVHLHFRGHFTGTFKALKGQGQGVDFRATDIYQIDNGRIAANWHIEDNISLMAQLQAQPPAS, encoded by the coding sequence ATGTCGCACTTCGCCTCTTCCCGTCGTTTCAGCCTGGCCACTTTGGGCCTGTCGGTTGCCTTGCTGTCCAGTCCGTTTGCGTTCGCCGAATCCGCCTTGATCGAACCCCAGACCCTGATCGTCGATCAGAGCCTGCCCAAGGCGCAGCGAGATGCGATGGAACTGGCGGCGCGGCGTTACGGCAGTTTCTGGAACACGGGCGAAGAGGCGTTGGCCACCGCCGCCCTGTCGCCGCAGTTCGTCGACAAGACCCCGCCGGAAGGCCGGGTGCAGGGGCCGACCGGGCCGCTGCTGGCGTCGAAGTTCTTTCGCACGGCGGTGCCGGACTTGAGTTGCGAGATCGAGCAAATGATCGTCGCCGGGGATCGCGTGGTGGTGCATCTGCACTTTCGCGGGCATTTCACCGGCACGTTCAAGGCTCTCAAAGGGCAGGGCCAGGGTGTAGACTTCCGGGCAACCGATATCTATCAGATCGACAACGGTCGCATCGCGGCCAATTGGCATATCGAAGACAACATCAGCCTGATGGCGCAACTGCAAGCGCAGCCGCCGGCCAGCTGA
- a CDS encoding cytochrome o ubiquinol oxidase subunit III gives MSNLVTNAGHAHGHDHGHDDHHHDSGEMTVYGFWLYLMTDCILFASIFAVYAVLVNNVAGGPSGHDIFELPYVLGETALLLFSSITYGFAMLALYKGKKQQVLGWLFMTFLLGAGFIAMEINEFHLLISEGFGPSRSGFLSAFFTLVGTHGLHVSAGLIWMGIMMYQVNKHGLTATNKTRLSCLSLFWHFLDVVWICVFTVVYLMGTL, from the coding sequence ATGTCGAACTTAGTGACCAATGCTGGACACGCCCATGGTCATGACCATGGGCACGATGACCATCACCACGACTCGGGCGAGATGACCGTATACGGTTTCTGGCTCTACCTGATGACCGACTGCATTCTGTTTGCGTCGATCTTCGCGGTGTACGCGGTACTGGTAAACAACGTCGCCGGTGGCCCGTCGGGCCACGACATCTTCGAACTGCCATACGTGCTGGGCGAAACCGCTCTGCTGTTGTTCAGCTCGATCACCTACGGCTTCGCCATGCTGGCGTTGTACAAAGGTAAAAAGCAGCAGGTTCTGGGCTGGTTGTTCATGACCTTCCTGCTCGGCGCAGGCTTCATCGCCATGGAGATCAACGAGTTCCACCTGCTGATCTCCGAGGGCTTCGGTCCTAGCCGTTCGGGCTTCCTGTCGGCGTTCTTCACGCTGGTCGGTACCCACGGTCTGCACGTGTCCGCCGGCCTGATCTGGATGGGCATCATGATGTACCAGGTCAACAAGCACGGCCTGACGGCGACCAACAAGACCCGTCTGAGCTGCCTGAGCCTGTTCTGGCACTTCCTGGACGTGGTGTGGATCTGCGTATTCACCGTTGTTTACCTGATGGGGACCCTGTAA
- the cyoA gene encoding ubiquinol oxidase subunit II, whose product MSKNRYPRLLGLVPLLGTLLLGGCNMTLLNPTGQVGLEQRNLIITATLLMLLVVVPVIVMTFLFAWKYRASNKNAVYTPKWSHSTKIEVAVWTIPVLIIIALGYITYKSTHSLDPYRPIESDVKPVTIEVVALDWKWLFIYPEQGIATVNKIVFPAHTPVNFRITSDAVMNSFFIPGLGGQIYAMAGMTTKLHLIADRNAEMDGISANYSGAGFTGMKFKAIATSQEDFDAWVSEVKKAPKQLEAAEYAALAKPSQNNPVELYSSVTPNLFQTIVDKYEGMKPGKPLKHEKKEKEVAATDMDSNSHSAAGAEE is encoded by the coding sequence ATGAGTAAAAACAGGTACCCCAGATTACTAGGCCTAGTGCCGCTGCTCGGCACGTTGTTGCTGGGAGGCTGCAACATGACCTTGCTCAATCCAACGGGCCAGGTCGGCCTGGAACAGCGCAACCTGATCATCACCGCCACGCTGCTGATGCTGTTGGTCGTTGTGCCGGTCATCGTCATGACCTTCCTGTTCGCCTGGAAGTACCGCGCCTCCAACAAGAACGCCGTCTACACCCCGAAATGGTCGCACTCGACCAAGATCGAAGTGGCAGTCTGGACCATTCCGGTCCTGATCATCATTGCCCTGGGTTACATCACCTACAAGTCGACCCACTCGCTGGATCCGTATCGTCCGATCGAATCCGACGTCAAGCCTGTGACCATCGAAGTGGTCGCGCTGGACTGGAAGTGGCTGTTCATCTACCCGGAACAAGGCATCGCCACGGTCAACAAGATCGTGTTCCCGGCGCATACCCCGGTTAACTTCCGGATCACTTCGGACGCGGTGATGAACTCGTTCTTCATCCCGGGCCTGGGCGGCCAGATCTACGCGATGGCGGGCATGACCACCAAGCTGCACCTGATCGCTGACCGCAACGCTGAAATGGACGGTATCTCCGCCAACTACAGCGGCGCTGGTTTCACCGGTATGAAATTCAAAGCGATCGCAACTTCTCAGGAAGATTTCGACGCCTGGGTAAGTGAAGTCAAAAAGGCACCTAAACAGCTTGAAGCCGCTGAATACGCAGCCCTTGCCAAGCCAAGCCAGAACAATCCAGTCGAGCTCTACTCCTCGGTCACGCCGAACCTGTTCCAGACCATCGTCGACAAGTACGAAGGCATGAAACCGGGCAAGCCGCTGAAGCACGAGAAGAAAGAGAAAGAAGTGGCGGCAACGGATATGGACTCGAATTCGCATTCAGCTGCCGGGGCAGAGGAGTAA
- a CDS encoding disulfide bond formation protein B, producing the protein MSEETIRLGRERRYLVLLGIICLALIGGALYMQIVLGEAPCPLCILQRYALLLIALFAFIGAAMRTRRSITVFEVLVVMCAIAGAGVAGHHVYTQFYPAVSCGIDVLQPIVDDLPLAKIFPLGFQVDGFCSTPYPPILGLSLAQWALVAFVLVVILVPLLTSRNRKALR; encoded by the coding sequence ATGAGCGAGGAAACGATTCGATTGGGACGTGAGCGGCGCTATCTGGTGTTGCTGGGCATCATCTGCCTGGCGCTGATCGGCGGCGCGCTGTACATGCAGATCGTGCTGGGCGAGGCGCCATGTCCGCTGTGCATCCTGCAGCGTTATGCGTTGCTGCTGATCGCGCTGTTCGCGTTCATCGGCGCGGCCATGCGCACCCGGCGCAGCATCACGGTGTTCGAGGTGCTGGTGGTGATGTGTGCCATCGCCGGGGCCGGCGTTGCCGGGCATCACGTGTACACCCAGTTCTATCCGGCGGTGAGCTGCGGCATCGATGTGTTGCAGCCGATCGTCGATGACCTGCCGCTGGCCAAGATCTTCCCGCTGGGCTTCCAGGTCGACGGTTTCTGCTCGACGCCGTACCCGCCGATCCTCGGCCTGTCGCTGGCGCAATGGGCGCTGGTGGCCTTCGTGCTGGTGGTGATTCTGGTGCCGCTGCTGACCTCGCGTAACCGAAAAGCGTTGCGCTGA